The Brevibacillus brevis genome contains a region encoding:
- the glmM gene encoding phosphoglucosamine mutase: protein MGKYFGTDGVRGVANTQLTPELAFKIGRVGGYVLTRHKQEGKPKVVIGRDTRISGQMLENALLAGLLSVGAEVVRLGVISTSGVAYLTRALGADAGVMISASHNPFPDNGIKFFGSNGFKLSDEVEAEVEQYLDAAEDTMPRPTGEQIGTVLEFLEGGQKYLSHLKSTVSERFDGLKVVLDCANGAVSSLAARLFADVDAEVITIGANPNGININDQCGSTHPERLVEEVLKHKADLGLSFDGDADRCIAVDNNGEIIDGDYIMAICARALKAKGKLNNNTVVTTVMANMGFFKGMEECSINTTKTAVGDRYVVEEMLRGGYNLGGEQSGHIVFLDYNTTGDGLLTGLQLLNIIKESGKPLSELKQVMVKYPQLLINVRVEDKSKLNGNEAIAQAIREVEEDLAGNGRVLVRPSGTEPIVRVMAEGPDAAQLDGLVNRIVDVVKQELV, encoded by the coding sequence ATGGGGAAGTATTTCGGAACAGACGGTGTACGCGGTGTAGCAAATACACAACTGACACCCGAACTGGCATTTAAAATCGGACGCGTTGGTGGTTACGTTCTCACCAGACACAAGCAGGAAGGGAAACCAAAAGTGGTGATTGGGCGCGATACGCGCATTTCCGGACAAATGCTGGAAAACGCACTTTTGGCTGGACTGTTATCGGTTGGAGCAGAAGTGGTCAGATTGGGTGTTATCTCCACCTCGGGGGTAGCGTATCTCACACGTGCACTTGGTGCAGATGCGGGTGTTATGATCTCCGCCTCTCACAATCCGTTTCCGGATAACGGAATCAAGTTCTTCGGCAGCAACGGTTTTAAACTGTCCGACGAAGTGGAAGCTGAAGTAGAACAGTATTTGGACGCGGCAGAGGATACCATGCCTCGACCAACAGGCGAACAAATCGGGACGGTTCTGGAATTCCTGGAGGGTGGACAAAAGTACCTCTCTCACTTGAAGAGTACCGTATCTGAGCGATTTGACGGTCTGAAGGTAGTCCTGGACTGTGCAAATGGTGCTGTCTCATCATTGGCAGCTCGTCTGTTTGCGGATGTGGACGCTGAAGTGATCACGATTGGTGCGAATCCGAATGGAATCAACATCAATGACCAGTGCGGTTCAACGCATCCTGAACGTCTTGTAGAAGAAGTTTTGAAGCATAAAGCTGACCTGGGTCTTTCCTTTGATGGGGACGCGGATCGCTGCATTGCAGTGGATAATAATGGTGAAATTATCGACGGCGACTATATTATGGCGATCTGTGCACGAGCGCTCAAGGCAAAAGGAAAGCTCAACAACAATACAGTTGTCACGACAGTAATGGCCAACATGGGCTTCTTCAAAGGGATGGAGGAGTGCTCCATCAATACGACGAAGACTGCTGTAGGGGATCGCTATGTAGTAGAAGAGATGCTGCGCGGCGGCTATAATCTCGGTGGCGAACAGTCCGGTCATATCGTCTTCCTGGACTACAATACGACTGGAGACGGTCTGTTAACGGGTCTGCAGCTCTTGAACATCATCAAGGAGTCTGGCAAGCCGTTGTCCGAGCTCAAACAAGTGATGGTCAAGTATCCGCAGCTTCTGATCAATGTCCGTGTAGAGGACAAGTCAAAGCTGAATGGCAATGAAGCCATTGCGCAGGCGATTCGTGAAGTGGAAGAAGATTTGGCTGGCAATGGTCGCGTTCTGGTTCGTCCGTCCGGAACAGAGCCAATCGTACGTGTCATGGCAGAAGGTCCAGATGCGGCTCAGTTGGATGGGCTCGTGAATCGGATCGTTGACGTGGTCAAACAAGAACTGGTGTAA
- a CDS encoding CdaR family protein has protein sequence MDKWLNSHWFARAVALLLAIMTWMIVNLEAEQTTTPEASQPTFIDSVNLHVKYDTDRYQVVKQQRTVKVALESNNPFYRHNFFPEESWEVYVDATNLGKGTHRVPVQYKGFPDEVKVGIIPNIVEITLEEKKTVEREVSVEKLGQVAPGYTAGEPIVKPFRALVRVPESQVNKVAAVKASVDLEGATSAIKTTVPLKVVDKSGNVIQGADVVPLTVEVSIPVTSPFAKVPIKLNLTNELPNGYSLASMGMNVEEVTVYGPKEVIDGIKSNTYPGPEIDLGNITSDRDIELKIPLMDNIVKVEPEYLTVSLKVVPSTTKRLEKIPIRISGLSESMEAKVLSTDGQEMSTIDFDVIGAPEVLNQLSHEDLQVVADVSNMPAGVYEVPLNYIFNQSEYIKTSASAPKKVTIQITNKQR, from the coding sequence ATGGATAAATGGTTAAACAGTCACTGGTTTGCACGTGCTGTTGCGTTGCTTTTGGCTATCATGACGTGGATGATTGTCAATCTGGAAGCCGAACAAACGACGACTCCTGAGGCAAGTCAGCCAACTTTTATTGATAGTGTCAATTTGCATGTGAAATACGATACCGATCGCTATCAGGTGGTCAAGCAGCAACGCACGGTAAAGGTAGCCTTGGAAAGCAATAATCCTTTTTATCGACATAATTTCTTCCCAGAGGAATCGTGGGAAGTGTATGTCGATGCGACAAACCTGGGCAAAGGAACACATCGCGTACCTGTCCAGTACAAGGGATTCCCGGATGAAGTCAAGGTAGGGATTATCCCGAATATCGTGGAAATTACCTTGGAAGAGAAAAAGACCGTTGAGCGTGAGGTTTCCGTGGAGAAATTGGGACAGGTCGCTCCTGGTTACACGGCTGGAGAGCCTATTGTGAAGCCGTTTAGAGCGCTTGTAAGGGTACCTGAAAGCCAAGTGAACAAGGTAGCAGCAGTTAAGGCTTCGGTTGACCTGGAAGGGGCTACTTCCGCAATCAAAACAACGGTTCCGCTCAAAGTCGTGGACAAGTCTGGAAACGTGATTCAAGGGGCCGATGTGGTGCCACTTACGGTAGAAGTAAGCATTCCCGTAACGAGTCCGTTTGCCAAAGTGCCAATCAAATTAAACTTGACGAATGAATTGCCGAATGGCTATAGTTTGGCTAGTATGGGTATGAATGTGGAAGAGGTCACGGTCTATGGACCGAAGGAAGTCATTGATGGCATTAAATCCAACACATACCCAGGGCCGGAAATCGATCTCGGCAACATTACATCAGATCGCGATATAGAGCTAAAGATACCGTTAATGGATAATATCGTGAAGGTGGAGCCGGAGTATTTGACCGTATCGCTGAAAGTCGTTCCATCAACGACCAAGCGCTTGGAAAAGATTCCGATTCGCATTAGCGGGCTATCAGAAAGCATGGAAGCAAAGGTACTATCCACCGATGGCCAGGAGATGTCTACAATCGACTTCGACGTGATCGGCGCACCAGAAGTGCTGAATCAGTTGAGTCATGAAGACTTGCAGGTCGTAGCAGATGTCAGCAATATGCCGGCGGGTGTATACGAAGTACCATTGAATTACATCTTCAATCAGTCGGAGTATATCAAGACTTCTGCGAGCGCACCGAAAAAGGTCACAATTCAAATCACGAACAAGCAAAGGTAG
- the cdaA gene encoding diadenylate cyclase CdaA: MISISMDYGDLLRYATDILLVTYVFYKIIMLIRGTRAVQLLKGIMVIVITWFLSKYFQLTALHALMNQAFTFGVLAVVIIFQPELRRALEQLGRGKLFSRSSSTQDDEAVSRLVQEVGKSVTYMAKRRIGALIVIERETGLNDYVETGIGINGRVSSELLINIFIPNTPLHDGAVIMRKDMIMAAACYLPLSENNSISKELGTRHRAAIGLSEVSDGIAIIVSEETGQVSFAAHGAMNRNLTEAQLAEMLTEQLQPLSKGKSMGSRWQWRRKHG, encoded by the coding sequence ATGATATCGATATCCATGGATTATGGGGATTTGCTACGGTATGCAACGGATATTTTACTCGTTACATACGTGTTCTATAAAATCATTATGCTTATTCGCGGGACGCGCGCTGTACAATTGCTGAAGGGGATTATGGTTATCGTCATCACATGGTTCCTCAGTAAATATTTTCAGCTGACGGCACTGCATGCGCTGATGAATCAAGCTTTTACATTCGGGGTTTTGGCGGTCGTCATCATCTTCCAGCCGGAGTTGCGTCGAGCACTGGAGCAGCTTGGTCGAGGCAAGCTTTTTTCCCGTTCAAGCAGTACGCAGGATGACGAGGCGGTTAGCCGCTTGGTTCAAGAGGTGGGCAAATCGGTTACGTACATGGCCAAACGTCGTATTGGTGCATTGATCGTCATTGAGAGAGAGACGGGTCTAAATGACTACGTGGAAACGGGTATTGGCATTAACGGGCGAGTCAGCTCGGAGCTGTTGATTAATATTTTCATCCCGAATACACCGTTGCATGATGGTGCAGTCATTATGCGAAAAGACATGATTATGGCTGCTGCCTGTTATCTTCCACTGTCTGAAAACAATTCCATCTCCAAGGAATTGGGGACGCGCCATCGAGCGGCAATAGGGTTAAGTGAGGTTTCCGATGGCATTGCGATCATCGTATCCGAAGAGACTGGTCAGGTGTCCTTTGCCGCGCATGGAGCAATGAATCGCAATCTGACGGAGGCGCAACTGGCAGAGATGCTGACAGAACAGCTTCAGCCTCTGTCCAAAGGCAAATCCATGGGAAGTCGTTGGCAATGGAGGCGAAAACATGGATAA
- a CDS encoding zf-HC2 domain-containing protein has product MECRDMICLIHEYLDGDTDELANLQLQTHIKSCVNCRQHMHELQRAIAFVQSASHIHVSSDFTARVLAQLPAPTKANLLSGWLRNHPFLTAAAVFLFLMTGSVFNSWFDRDDTLQVSSANLDKLKIDRERNVVVVPAGTNINGDLVVRNGNVDVQGHVTGNVVAIEGKVFVASTAQVVGNTESIEAIVDWIWYEVKNIGNDLLPILP; this is encoded by the coding sequence ATGGAATGCCGGGATATGATTTGCCTCATCCACGAATATCTAGATGGGGACACTGATGAATTAGCCAATCTGCAATTGCAAACACACATAAAGTCTTGTGTGAATTGTCGCCAGCATATGCATGAGTTGCAGAGAGCCATCGCTTTTGTTCAAAGCGCTTCACATATTCATGTCTCTTCTGATTTTACAGCTCGTGTACTTGCGCAATTGCCTGCGCCGACGAAAGCGAATCTGTTATCGGGATGGCTTCGTAATCATCCGTTTTTGACAGCTGCAGCGGTATTTCTCTTTTTGATGACCGGTAGCGTATTCAACAGTTGGTTTGATCGGGATGACACTCTACAGGTATCTTCTGCTAATTTGGATAAATTAAAAATAGATCGTGAACGCAATGTCGTAGTCGTACCAGCAGGAACCAATATTAATGGAGACTTGGTAGTCCGCAACGGAAACGTAGATGTTCAAGGCCATGTAACAGGGAATGTTGTGGCTATTGAAGGAAAAGTGTTTGTGGCATCTACCGCCCAAGTCGTGGGAAATACCGAATCGATCGAAGCAATCGTAGATTGGATTTGGTATGAGGTGAAAAATATTGGAAATGACTTGCTTCCGATCTTGCCATAA
- a CDS encoding aspartyl-phosphate phosphatase Spo0E family protein, with amino-acid sequence MQRLSKKDVLLEIEMLRKELNDQYKKQACITPELVTLSVQLDQLLNKLRLHP; translated from the coding sequence GTGCAACGATTGTCAAAAAAAGACGTTCTCCTCGAGATTGAAATGCTGCGAAAAGAACTCAACGATCAGTACAAAAAACAAGCCTGCATTACTCCAGAATTAGTTACGCTAAGTGTACAACTGGACCAGCTATTAAATAAACTTCGTCTCCATCCTTAG
- the rocF gene encoding arginase: protein MNKNMSIVGVPMDLGADRRGVDMGPSAIRYAGVVARLEKMGFNIEDRGDIFVTRPHHFTETENHKYLDEVVEANEKLANVVSDIMTAGRFPLVLGGDHSIALGTIAGVAKHVKNLGVIWFDAHGDLNTGATSPSGNIHGMPLAASLGYGHERLTNIGGYTPKVKAENVVIIGARDLDQGERELIKRIGMKVFTMHEIDKLGMARVMDEAIAHVSKNTDGVHLSLDLDGLDPHDAPGVGTPVIGGISYREGHVSLEMLADADILCSAEFVEVNPILDRENMTARVAVALMSSVFGDKLL, encoded by the coding sequence ATGAACAAAAACATGAGCATTGTTGGTGTACCGATGGATCTAGGTGCAGACCGCCGCGGAGTTGATATGGGACCTAGCGCTATCCGTTATGCAGGTGTTGTAGCACGCCTGGAGAAGATGGGTTTCAATATTGAAGACCGAGGAGATATTTTTGTAACGCGTCCTCACCACTTCACCGAGACGGAAAACCATAAATACCTGGATGAAGTCGTGGAAGCCAATGAAAAGCTTGCCAATGTTGTAAGCGATATCATGACTGCTGGTCGATTCCCTCTCGTTTTGGGTGGCGATCACAGCATTGCCCTTGGAACCATAGCAGGTGTGGCTAAGCACGTAAAAAACCTGGGTGTGATTTGGTTTGATGCTCACGGTGATTTGAATACAGGTGCCACTTCTCCATCGGGAAATATTCACGGAATGCCATTGGCAGCGAGCTTGGGGTATGGGCATGAGCGTCTGACGAACATTGGGGGATATACACCAAAGGTAAAAGCAGAAAACGTGGTCATCATCGGTGCGCGTGACTTGGATCAAGGTGAGCGTGAATTGATCAAGCGTATTGGGATGAAGGTTTTCACCATGCATGAGATTGATAAATTGGGTATGGCTAGAGTCATGGATGAAGCAATCGCGCATGTGTCCAAAAACACAGATGGTGTGCATTTGAGCCTCGACTTGGATGGACTTGATCCACACGATGCTCCGGGAGTAGGGACGCCAGTAATAGGTGGTATCTCCTATCGTGAAGGGCATGTCTCATTGGAAATGCTGGCAGATGCAGATATTCTTTGTTCTGCAGAATTCGTAGAGGTCAACCCGATTCTTGACAGAGAAAACATGACAGCTCGCGTTGCAGTTGCTTTAATGAGTTCCGTTTTTGGTGATAAATTACTGTAG
- a CDS encoding stage II sporulation protein M, with product MGNRLRHLWLDNRKYFFAACLLFFGGALIGYFQAPLVEEMVNKMMGQLKEIAERIKDNGGGPLAVFWMIFSNNVFSALMMMALGILFAFFPIIGMLTNGVLLGFLLFKYSTVGVSPWLIFSAGILPHGIFELPAILFAAGVGIRLGVLSLRTVGALIQPHKLARLKNDWYDTLKQFPVAVLTVVVLLFVAAIVESTITPTILKETVGQQLQQLNLLK from the coding sequence ATGGGCAATCGATTGCGGCATTTATGGCTTGATAACCGAAAATATTTCTTCGCCGCATGCTTATTATTTTTTGGTGGCGCCTTGATTGGTTATTTTCAAGCACCGCTTGTTGAAGAGATGGTCAATAAAATGATGGGCCAATTAAAGGAAATTGCTGAACGGATAAAAGACAACGGCGGCGGACCATTAGCGGTATTCTGGATGATTTTTTCCAATAATGTCTTCAGTGCATTGATGATGATGGCGCTGGGAATATTGTTTGCATTCTTCCCCATAATTGGAATGCTCACGAATGGAGTGCTGCTTGGATTTCTCCTTTTCAAATACAGTACGGTGGGAGTAAGTCCATGGCTTATTTTTAGTGCAGGTATTTTGCCACATGGAATTTTTGAGCTCCCAGCTATCCTGTTTGCAGCGGGAGTTGGTATTCGTTTAGGAGTGCTGAGTTTACGCACAGTGGGAGCTCTAATCCAACCGCACAAGCTGGCACGATTGAAAAATGACTGGTACGATACACTCAAGCAATTTCCAGTAGCGGTTCTTACTGTGGTCGTTCTGCTATTCGTCGCTGCTATTGTGGAGAGTACGATTACTCCAACCATTCTCAAGGAAACAGTGGGTCAACAACTGCAGCAATTGAACTTACTGAAATAA
- the pdaB gene encoding polysaccharide deacetylase family sporulation protein PdaB, whose translation MKFIYVISAKRLKQILIIVAAIVLTAGIGYAERDSIAAFAEGASTQAPQAIYKVDTKEKKIALTFDISWGETRALPILNVLKEKKVNKATFFLSSPWSQRHPDILKRIKEDGLEIGSHGHKHDNYTKYSDEEIRSQMAKADSILTEMTGKKPTLIRMPNGDFDKRVLEIANRMGYSVIQWDTDSKDWTNPGTDVIINNVLSKAHPGDIILMHASDSAKDTHLALPVIIDKLRKDGYEFVTVSELISGTSVDSSEIH comes from the coding sequence ATGAAATTCATTTACGTGATCAGCGCGAAACGATTAAAGCAAATCTTAATTATCGTCGCGGCCATCGTACTCACAGCTGGAATTGGTTATGCGGAACGCGATTCAATTGCTGCCTTTGCTGAAGGAGCCAGCACGCAAGCCCCCCAAGCTATTTATAAGGTCGACACCAAAGAAAAGAAAATCGCCCTTACCTTTGACATTAGCTGGGGAGAGACACGAGCATTACCCATACTGAATGTGTTGAAAGAAAAAAAGGTAAACAAAGCGACCTTTTTTCTCTCCTCCCCTTGGAGTCAACGACATCCAGACATCTTGAAACGCATCAAAGAAGATGGCTTAGAGATTGGTTCGCACGGTCACAAGCACGATAACTACACCAAATACTCCGATGAAGAAATTCGCTCCCAAATGGCCAAGGCTGACTCCATTCTAACCGAAATGACTGGAAAAAAACCTACGCTCATTCGAATGCCAAATGGTGATTTTGACAAACGAGTGCTGGAAATCGCGAATCGCATGGGTTATTCTGTCATCCAATGGGATACGGACTCAAAAGATTGGACCAATCCCGGAACAGATGTGATCATCAACAATGTATTATCGAAAGCTCATCCAGGAGACATCATCCTGATGCATGCGAGCGATTCTGCGAAAGATACACATCTTGCCCTTCCTGTGATCATTGATAAACTTCGCAAGGATGGCTATGAATTCGTTACGGTATCTGAACTCATCTCGGGTACAAGTGTAGACAGCAGTGAAATTCACTAA
- a CDS encoding KinB-signaling pathway activation protein: MSLRKYGWLFITTLLLGGLGGILVALIFDLDKLLVGSTGNFFVGLFMYLLYGMTISIVAQMGFFAYMTINYFAKTIFKTASMWKSVQVFLILFVFFDMIYLRYTSFGEGKGFGTYFIEPTLLLIVAIVTAYGKVSLTNKSAWIPTTFFMFVVTALEWIPALKEDNVRATLSMLVPLLFCNVWQVMQLHRLVKRES; encoded by the coding sequence GTGAGTTTGCGTAAGTATGGCTGGCTTTTTATTACCACGCTCTTGCTTGGGGGATTGGGTGGGATCCTGGTTGCCCTAATTTTTGATTTGGACAAGCTGCTCGTGGGAAGCACCGGTAACTTTTTTGTCGGCTTGTTCATGTATCTACTGTATGGAATGACCATTAGCATTGTGGCTCAGATGGGTTTCTTTGCGTATATGACGATTAACTATTTCGCCAAAACGATATTTAAAACCGCTTCCATGTGGAAAAGTGTCCAAGTATTTCTTATTTTGTTTGTCTTTTTCGATATGATATATCTTCGCTATACGTCCTTCGGTGAAGGAAAAGGATTTGGCACGTATTTTATTGAGCCAACGCTATTATTGATTGTCGCTATTGTTACCGCATACGGAAAAGTGAGTCTGACCAATAAATCTGCATGGATACCGACGACATTCTTTATGTTTGTCGTTACAGCACTGGAATGGATTCCAGCATTGAAGGAAGATAATGTGCGTGCCACTTTGTCCATGCTCGTTCCACTATTGTTTTGCAACGTCTGGCAAGTCATGCAATTGCACCGTCTGGTAAAAAGAGAAAGCTGA
- the gerD gene encoding spore germination lipoprotein GerD gives MRKKTMSFWLTALVCLVLTSCGGGGQAQSSSQPDYKSVKDMVLDILQTDEAKQSVSKMMKDEKFKQSLMLDESTVRTTLIQSMTNPNSTHIKEAFKDPKFASAMAKSMKNEQKTLMKDLMKDPDYQKELISVMKDPEFEKNLMDLMKSSAYRQQTMQVMKDSLQSPLFQAELMKIMTKVSEDMTKPKELKPKKKGKGKEGGDGGGGGDSGGGGGGGSSS, from the coding sequence ATGAGAAAAAAGACAATGTCTTTTTGGTTAACCGCTCTTGTCTGTCTGGTGCTCACCAGTTGCGGGGGTGGCGGACAAGCGCAAAGTTCGTCTCAGCCTGATTATAAAAGCGTCAAAGACATGGTGCTGGACATATTGCAGACGGACGAAGCGAAGCAATCTGTTAGCAAGATGATGAAGGATGAAAAGTTCAAGCAAAGCCTGATGTTGGACGAGTCCACTGTGCGAACCACCTTGATTCAAAGCATGACCAATCCAAATAGTACGCACATTAAAGAGGCGTTTAAAGACCCCAAGTTCGCTAGCGCCATGGCGAAATCCATGAAAAACGAGCAAAAAACGCTCATGAAGGACCTGATGAAGGACCCTGATTACCAAAAAGAGCTCATTAGCGTTATGAAAGACCCTGAGTTTGAAAAAAATTTGATGGACCTCATGAAAAGCTCTGCCTATCGTCAACAAACTATGCAGGTGATGAAGGATTCCTTGCAAAGCCCTTTGTTCCAAGCTGAACTCATGAAGATCATGACCAAAGTATCTGAGGACATGACAAAACCAAAGGAGCTCAAGCCAAAGAAAAAAGGGAAAGGAAAAGAAGGTGGCGATGGTGGTGGCGGAGGCGATTCCGGCGGAGGCGGCGGCGGAGGCAGTTCTTCCTAA
- a CDS encoding P-loop NTPase, with amino-acid sequence MLTREQVLEALRDVKDPEINRSLVELNMIRDIHIEGKTVSLTVVLTISGCPLKAKIEDDVIAAVKALGAEEVRLQFGSMTDEERAALSAQLRKNQGGQTHNMTPGQAPLLNPILAKDSNTTFIAVTSGKGGVGKSTVTVNLAVALARLGKKVGIIDADIYGFSVPDMMNIEQRPTVIGETILPVEKQNVKVMSMGFFVEDNSPIIWRGPMLGKMLRNFFTEVHWGEELDYLLLDLPPGTGDMALDVHTMIPQSMEIVVTTPHATAAFVAARAGAMAKRTGHEILGIVENMAWYEAKDGSKEYVFGRGGGAKLAETLACELLAQIPLGQPDNHPSEPDYSPSIYGEKTEIGQLYIDMAKRVVEKCGEAVKR; translated from the coding sequence ATGTTGACCAGAGAACAGGTTCTCGAAGCACTACGCGATGTAAAAGACCCTGAAATTAATCGTAGCTTGGTCGAGCTCAACATGATTCGGGATATCCATATTGAAGGCAAGACAGTAAGCCTCACCGTTGTTCTGACGATTTCGGGCTGTCCACTGAAAGCCAAGATCGAGGACGATGTCATCGCAGCTGTGAAAGCGCTAGGAGCCGAGGAAGTACGCCTGCAATTCGGATCGATGACAGACGAGGAACGTGCGGCTCTGTCTGCCCAGCTTCGCAAGAACCAAGGTGGGCAAACACATAACATGACACCGGGACAAGCTCCCCTCTTGAATCCGATCTTGGCGAAGGATTCGAATACGACCTTCATTGCGGTCACTTCCGGAAAAGGTGGCGTCGGAAAGTCGACGGTGACAGTGAACCTGGCTGTTGCACTCGCACGTTTAGGAAAAAAAGTGGGCATTATCGACGCAGACATTTACGGCTTTAGTGTGCCCGATATGATGAATATTGAACAACGTCCAACCGTGATTGGCGAAACCATTCTGCCTGTTGAAAAGCAAAATGTAAAGGTTATGTCCATGGGCTTTTTTGTGGAGGATAACTCTCCGATCATTTGGCGTGGCCCTATGTTGGGTAAAATGTTGCGTAACTTTTTCACGGAAGTACACTGGGGCGAAGAATTGGACTACCTCTTGCTGGACTTGCCTCCAGGAACGGGAGATATGGCCCTCGACGTGCACACCATGATTCCGCAAAGCATGGAGATTGTGGTAACGACTCCTCATGCTACAGCAGCGTTTGTTGCAGCCCGGGCTGGCGCTATGGCAAAACGGACCGGTCATGAAATCCTTGGTATTGTGGAGAACATGGCATGGTACGAAGCAAAGGATGGCTCGAAAGAATACGTATTCGGGCGTGGTGGAGGAGCAAAGCTTGCCGAGACTTTGGCATGTGAGCTGCTCGCTCAAATTCCGCTGGGTCAACCGGATAATCATCCATCTGAACCTGATTATTCCCCATCCATCTATGGAGAAAAGACGGAAATTGGTCAACTTTACATCGATATGGCAAAACGTGTTGTAGAAAAATGCGGAGAAGCTGTAAAACGATAA
- the cwlD gene encoding N-acetylmuramoyl-L-alanine amidase CwlD, producing the protein MTRKGVGWILAFAVLMLLFTYESPDRSSWQAWSLPLTGTVIAIDPGHGGKDGGAVSKAGDVVEKEVTLAISMYLRDFLQQSGAFVVMTREEDKDLASPDADQLRKRKAEDIRNRVKLVNDSSPDFLVSIHVNSIPSPKWSGAQTFYSPTFKKSEEVSYLIQDEIKRVIGHTDRVPSKTNNVFLIREVNCPAVMVEVGFVSNTEEAKRLQSVEYQKAMANAIYQGILRQYSGEKAPITP; encoded by the coding sequence GTGACACGAAAAGGAGTAGGCTGGATATTGGCTTTTGCTGTACTTATGCTGTTGTTCACCTACGAATCGCCGGATCGCTCTTCCTGGCAGGCATGGTCGCTGCCGCTGACAGGAACGGTTATAGCCATTGACCCAGGACATGGTGGGAAGGACGGTGGTGCAGTTTCTAAAGCGGGGGATGTGGTTGAAAAGGAAGTAACGTTGGCCATCAGCATGTATTTGCGGGATTTTCTCCAGCAGTCAGGAGCGTTTGTGGTCATGACAAGGGAAGAGGACAAGGATTTGGCGAGTCCAGATGCCGACCAGCTACGTAAACGAAAAGCAGAGGACATTCGAAACCGGGTGAAGCTGGTCAATGACAGTTCACCGGATTTCTTGGTCAGCATCCATGTCAATTCCATCCCTTCTCCGAAATGGTCAGGAGCGCAGACTTTCTATTCCCCCACCTTTAAAAAGAGCGAAGAAGTTTCCTATCTGATACAAGATGAAATCAAACGGGTGATCGGTCATACAGATCGGGTTCCCAGCAAGACGAACAATGTGTTCTTGATTCGGGAGGTTAACTGCCCAGCCGTTATGGTAGAAGTAGGCTTTGTCAGCAATACGGAGGAGGCAAAGCGACTTCAGAGCGTTGAATACCAAAAGGCTATGGCGAATGCCATTTATCAGGGGATCTTGCGTCAGTATTCGGGAGAAAAAGCGCCAATTACACCTTAA